TTGATTTAGGCTTTCCTGAAGAAGCTTTTGTTTTACCGTCGAACTTACAAGATCGCACGGATATCGAGCAAGATACCTTTGAGTTAAGGTTTAGCTCAAACACTGACAGCGCTTTTCAGTGGTTAGTTGGTGCATTTTATTCAGACACTCAACGTGAATACGGCCAGTTTTTACCAACGCCAGGTTACGATGCCTTTACTGACCAAGCACTAGGTGCAGGTGTTGCTGCGGCGACAGCCAATGGTTTCCCAAGTGATTCACCTTACAATGCCGTATTGCCTTATGACTTAGAGCAAGTGGCTGTTTTTGCAGAAGTAAACTATGACGTAAGCGATCGCTTAGTACTAACCGCAGGCACGCGTTTCCACGATTATGAAGAAACTCGACGCTTTACTACAGGTGGTGTGTTCTCCAATGGCGATGATCAAGTCGACTCAACCGAGTCAGACGGTTTCACTTCAAGATTAATTGCAAACTACACCTTAAACGAAACGGTAAACTTGAACGCGCAAATATCACAAGGTTTCCGTTTAGGTGGTGTTAACGACCCACTTAACCGCAGCTTGTGTGATCCGCAAGATTTAGCCGTGTTTGGTGATTTCCAATCTTATGACGACGAAGAGCTAGTCAACTATGAAGTTGGCGCGAAAGCACAAACGCAAAAGTGGAGCGCCAATGTTGCTGTGTTCTACACCGACATTGATAACCTACAAGTCACCTTAGATGCCGGCTCATGTTCATCGCGTATCTCATTTAATGTACCTGAAGCACACACTGCAGGTGTTGAATTTGAAGTAACGCGCCAAGCAACTGAGCAGTTATACCTAACGCTATCGGGCTCAGTGTTAGAAGCTGAGTTTGATTCGACAGTACTTAACTCAGCGGGTGAAGTATTAGGCGGCGTGCAGGACGGCAACCGCCTTGCTTCTGTACCTGAGGTGCAATTCTCAATCGCCGGTACTTACGACTTAGCTAAGCCGCTATTTGGCTCTGAATACACTTATGTTTCTGCGTCATTACAGTATGTTGGCGATAGAATTACTCAGCCGAGCGATCAAGTAGCTGGCGCCGGTAACTTTGTGTCTGGCCTAGCATTTGGCGGCGCAACAGGTACTGAAGTAACTGAGTTAGACCTTGAGCTTGATGATTACCAAGTATTAAATGTTAGCTCTGGCTTAATCTATGAAGACTGGGAGTTAGTGGCCTACATTAACAACCTAACCGATGAAAATGCCAACCTTGCGCTTGATCGTGAGCGTGGTGGCCGTGCTCGTTTAGGATTTAGTACCAACCAACCGCGTACTTTTGGTGTAACCTTTAGAAAATCGTTTTAATCTAAAGTCGTTTTAAATGCCAAAAAAGGGAGCGAGTAAGTCGCTCCCTTTTTTTTAAACGCAGTAATTTTCATTACTTAAATCATTGAATCTACTTTCTCGGTAGAAGAGAAAATATTCAACTACTCGTTTATTCATCATCAACCGTTTACCTCTGCCTGCAATTTGTTTAACGTTGCACTAATTTTTATAAAGAACATCTAATTAGAGAATTCTTATGTCACAACTTATTAACGCTGAAAGCACGGGCATTCCACTATACGTGCTGACTATTGATGCATATGACACATGGCTGGCTAAACAAACCGCAGCAACGCAAACTTGGCTTGCAACTACAGGCTATCAGGGCAAAGGTGTAGCCACTATCCCAAATGAGTCGGGTAGCTTAGCGGCTGCCGTTGTGGTAGTAAACGATGCCAGCGAATACTTTGCTTGTGGCGATTTGGTCAATAAGCTACCTGCTGGTCAGTATTTATTGGAAACGGAAGAAGCTAATGAATCAGCGGTTGCCTTTGGTTGGTGTGTCGGTGGCTATCGCTTCGACCGCTATGTTACCAATGATAAAAATGCGAAAACACTGCCTGTTTTAGCCGTTGGTAAGCAGGCATTAGTCGATGAAGCCATCAAGCTAAGTGAAGCCACAGCGTTAGTACGTGATTTAGTCAATACGCCAGCAGCCGATATGATGCCGCAGCATTTAGCACAAACGTGTCAGGCGTTAGCAGAAGAATTCGGTGCCAGCTTTAGTGAAGTTGTTGGTGACGAGTTATTGACAGAGAACTACCCAACCATTCATGCGGTTGGTCGAGCTAGTTGTCATGCGCCGCGCCTATTAGATTTACGTTGGGGCAACAGTGATGCCCCGAAAGTGACCTTAGTGGGTAAAGGTGTATGTTTCGATAGCGGTGGTTTAGACGTAAA
The nucleotide sequence above comes from Thalassotalea euphylliae. Encoded proteins:
- a CDS encoding TonB-dependent receptor, whose translation is MYKKAKLPALISAVLGTLASPVYAQQNDSDEVEKIVVTATKRAASIKEVPFSVNAQTQADIERAGATNLEELSRNVAGLTIQNLGPGQSQVALRGVSAGQIVRDQPGVKEQVGVYLDESVISLSLFTPDIDLYDLNRVETLRGPQGTLFGSGSIGGTVRYITNQPELDTFEGSFEGNVNKLTDGEAGGHLKGMVNVPLVDDTLALRAVAYSTEYAGFIDAFTPDGKDDDVNSGNRTGGRIALKWQPLDNLTITPRVIFQSIETDGFNRQEAFNLYANPFTTTRPAIDFNEREQFLLLDESFEDDTTIVDLTAELNLDTFDAIFVYSYTDREILVSRDASALTGSISIDLGFPEEAFVLPSNLQDRTDIEQDTFELRFSSNTDSAFQWLVGAFYSDTQREYGQFLPTPGYDAFTDQALGAGVAAATANGFPSDSPYNAVLPYDLEQVAVFAEVNYDVSDRLVLTAGTRFHDYEETRRFTTGGVFSNGDDQVDSTESDGFTSRLIANYTLNETVNLNAQISQGFRLGGVNDPLNRSLCDPQDLAVFGDFQSYDDEELVNYEVGAKAQTQKWSANVAVFYTDIDNLQVTLDAGSCSSRISFNVPEAHTAGVEFEVTRQATEQLYLTLSGSVLEAEFDSTVLNSAGEVLGGVQDGNRLASVPEVQFSIAGTYDLAKPLFGSEYTYVSASLQYVGDRITQPSDQVAGAGNFVSGLAFGGATGTEVTELDLELDDYQVLNVSSGLIYEDWELVAYINNLTDENANLALDRERGGRARLGFSTNQPRTFGVTFRKSF
- a CDS encoding leucyl aminopeptidase family protein, translating into MSQLINAESTGIPLYVLTIDAYDTWLAKQTAATQTWLATTGYQGKGVATIPNESGSLAAAVVVVNDASEYFACGDLVNKLPAGQYLLETEEANESAVAFGWCVGGYRFDRYVTNDKNAKTLPVLAVGKQALVDEAIKLSEATALVRDLVNTPAADMMPQHLAQTCQALAEEFGASFSEVVGDELLTENYPTIHAVGRASCHAPRLLDLRWGNSDAPKVTLVGKGVCFDSGGLDVKPASGMRLMKKDMGGAAHVLGLARMIMAFGLNVQLRVMIPAVENAIAGNAFRPGDVITTRTGLNVEIDNTDAEGRLVLCDALADAADEKPELIIDFATLTGAMRVALGTELPGFFATKDETANGISQAGEGVQDPVWRMPLHQAYRDMLKSDIADLTNCANGPFGGAITAALYLQEFLPKETDWCHFDVMAYNVRALPGRPKGGEAFGIRAVFGYLQSRFS